A window of Streptomyces sp. DG1A-41 contains these coding sequences:
- a CDS encoding carbohydrate ABC transporter permease → MALTLVSRSTTRRLAADAGLLVVAAAFVLPLAWVVLSSLDPHADLRVKAPDGLTLDNFDAILTSDITFTPLLNSLVLCGSATLLTVICAALAAYPLSRFRSRFNRPFLLTILFATSLPITAIMVPVYALFVQVNLIDTMQGTIFFFAASQLPFAIWLMKNFMDGVPKELEEAAWTDGASPLQSLIRIVLPLMGPGVAVVTVFSFVMMWGNFFVPFMLLLTPGQMPASVSINDFFGNRGMVAYGQLAAFSIVYSTPVILLYVLIARRLGGGFALGGAVKG, encoded by the coding sequence ATGGCCCTCACCCTCGTCTCCCGAAGCACGACCCGCCGCCTGGCGGCCGACGCGGGCCTCCTCGTGGTCGCCGCCGCTTTTGTCCTCCCCCTGGCCTGGGTGGTGCTGTCCTCCCTCGACCCCCACGCCGACCTCCGGGTGAAGGCACCCGACGGCCTCACCCTGGACAACTTCGACGCGATCCTGACCTCCGACATCACCTTCACGCCGCTGCTGAACAGCCTGGTGCTGTGCGGCAGCGCGACGCTGCTGACGGTGATCTGCGCGGCCCTGGCGGCCTATCCGCTCTCCCGCTTCCGCTCCCGCTTCAACCGCCCGTTCCTGCTGACGATCCTCTTCGCGACGAGCCTGCCGATCACGGCGATCATGGTTCCGGTCTACGCGCTCTTCGTCCAGGTGAACCTGATCGACACCATGCAGGGCACGATCTTCTTCTTCGCCGCGTCCCAACTGCCGTTCGCCATCTGGCTGATGAAGAACTTCATGGACGGCGTACCGAAGGAACTGGAAGAGGCGGCGTGGACCGACGGGGCTTCGCCCCTCCAGTCCCTGATCCGGATCGTGCTGCCCCTGATGGGCCCGGGCGTGGCCGTCGTGACGGTGTTCTCCTTCGTCATGATGTGGGGCAACTTCTTCGTCCCCTTCATGCTCCTGCTCACGCCCGGCCAGATGCCGGCGTCCGTCAGCATCAACGACTTCTTCGGGAACCGGGGGATGGTCGCGTACGGGCAGCTGGCAGCGTTCTCGATCGTCTACTCGACGCCGGTGATCCTTCTGTACGTCCTGATCGCCCGGCGCTTGGGAGGGGGCTTCGCACTGGGCGGGGCGGTCAAGGGCTGA
- a CDS encoding sugar ABC transporter permease, with translation MAPRRPRRGPGALVRALPLTPAVVLLLLFLAGPIAYCVYIAFTDLQLTGQARESFVGFENFTRAFGDEAFLNAVWLTLVFTVLSSLLGQNTLGLALAALMRRASKPVRTLTGGIVITAWVLPEVVAGFLLYAFFRREGTLNAILDWLRLPSQNWLFTLPILAVSFANVWRGTAFSMLVYSAALKEIPQEITEAAEVDGAGGWRRMWHITLPMIRRSIGTNLMLNTLQTLSVFGLIWVMTRGGPGGKSQTLPLFMYEQAFQNSLIGYGTAVALLLLLVGSLFSLVYLRLLRTEV, from the coding sequence ATGGCTCCCCGCCGCCCCCGGCGGGGCCCGGGCGCGCTGGTCCGAGCCCTGCCCCTCACCCCCGCCGTCGTCCTCCTGCTCCTCTTCCTCGCCGGCCCGATCGCCTACTGCGTCTACATCGCCTTCACCGACCTCCAGCTCACCGGCCAGGCCCGGGAGTCGTTCGTCGGCTTCGAGAACTTCACCCGGGCCTTCGGGGACGAGGCGTTCCTCAACGCCGTATGGCTGACGCTGGTGTTCACGGTCCTGTCGTCCCTGCTCGGGCAGAACACGCTCGGGCTCGCCCTGGCGGCGCTGATGCGGCGCGCGTCGAAACCGGTCCGTACGCTCACCGGCGGCATCGTGATCACGGCCTGGGTGCTGCCCGAGGTGGTGGCCGGCTTCCTCCTCTACGCCTTCTTCCGCCGCGAGGGGACGCTGAACGCCATCCTGGACTGGCTCCGCCTGCCCTCCCAGAACTGGCTGTTCACGCTGCCCATCCTGGCGGTGTCCTTCGCCAATGTCTGGCGCGGTACGGCGTTCTCCATGCTGGTCTACTCGGCCGCGCTGAAAGAGATCCCCCAGGAGATCACCGAGGCCGCCGAGGTCGACGGGGCCGGCGGCTGGCGCCGCATGTGGCACATCACCCTCCCCATGATCCGACGCTCCATCGGCACGAACCTGATGCTCAACACCCTCCAGACCCTCTCCGTCTTCGGGCTGATCTGGGTGATGACGAGAGGCGGCCCGGGCGGCAAGAGCCAGACGCTCCCGCTCTTCATGTACGAACAGGCCTTCCAGAACAGTTTGATCGGCTACGGCACGGCGGTGGCCCTGCTCCTGCTCCTGGTCGGCTCCCTCTTCTCTCTCGTCTACCTGCGCCTGCTGCGGACGGAGGTCTGA
- a CDS encoding extracellular solute-binding protein, protein MRPTAAFTPLLASVLAATALTACGGGSGSDPDTVKVSFKQSTDNSIKVMDTYLADIEKQFEKAHPGKKVELVPIKAPDSEYYTKLQQMLRSPKTAPDLVYEDTFLINSDITSGYLKPLDPYLAKWPDWNRFIDTAKAAAKGEDGKTYGVPDGTDTRGLWFDKDIFAKAGLPADWQPKTWKDVLTAARTIKQKVPGVIPLNVYTGKPVGEAATMQTFEMLLYGTNDGRTDPLYDKASKKWIAGGQGFEDALAFVETVYEEKLGPDVSDALDPNVMTRVRGEWLPQGKLGIALDGSWLPQDWLPGSGHEWPEWSKELGLAAMPTQHGQAPGKVSMSGGWTWSIPAKAGNPDLAFEFIKTMQTKANAQKWYVANSGIAVREDVAKDPGYATAQPGIEFFTDLVRYTHYRPAYPAYPKVSTAIQEAMEGVTTGDMSVDEAAGDYVDALKDATDNQVVER, encoded by the coding sequence GTGCGCCCCACCGCCGCTTTCACACCTCTCCTCGCCTCAGTCCTCGCCGCGACCGCCCTCACCGCCTGCGGTGGCGGTTCCGGCAGCGACCCCGACACCGTGAAGGTCTCCTTCAAACAGTCCACGGACAACTCCATCAAGGTGATGGACACCTATCTCGCGGACATCGAGAAGCAGTTCGAGAAGGCCCACCCCGGCAAGAAGGTCGAACTAGTCCCGATCAAGGCCCCGGACTCGGAGTACTACACCAAGCTCCAGCAGATGCTCCGCTCCCCCAAGACCGCTCCCGACCTGGTCTACGAGGACACCTTCCTCATCAACTCGGACATCACCAGCGGCTATCTCAAGCCCCTCGACCCCTACCTCGCCAAGTGGCCGGACTGGAACCGGTTCATCGACACCGCGAAGGCGGCGGCCAAGGGCGAGGACGGCAAGACGTACGGCGTCCCCGACGGCACCGACACCCGCGGACTCTGGTTCGACAAGGACATCTTCGCCAAGGCCGGCCTCCCCGCCGACTGGCAGCCGAAGACCTGGAAGGACGTCCTGACCGCGGCCCGCACCATCAAGCAGAAGGTCCCCGGCGTCATCCCGCTCAACGTCTACACGGGCAAGCCGGTCGGCGAGGCCGCCACCATGCAGACCTTCGAGATGCTGCTCTACGGCACGAACGACGGCCGCACGGACCCCCTGTACGACAAGGCGAGCAAGAAGTGGATCGCCGGCGGCCAGGGCTTCGAGGACGCTCTCGCCTTCGTCGAGACGGTCTACGAGGAGAAGCTGGGCCCGGACGTCTCCGACGCGCTCGACCCGAACGTCATGACCCGGGTCCGCGGCGAGTGGCTCCCCCAGGGCAAGCTCGGCATCGCCCTCGACGGCTCCTGGCTGCCGCAGGACTGGCTGCCCGGCAGCGGTCACGAGTGGCCCGAGTGGTCGAAGGAGCTCGGCCTCGCCGCCATGCCCACGCAGCACGGGCAGGCCCCCGGCAAGGTGAGCATGTCCGGCGGCTGGACCTGGTCGATCCCGGCCAAGGCCGGCAACCCGGACCTGGCCTTCGAGTTCATCAAGACGATGCAGACCAAGGCCAACGCACAGAAGTGGTACGTCGCCAACTCCGGCATCGCGGTCCGCGAGGACGTGGCGAAGGACCCCGGGTACGCCACGGCCCAGCCCGGCATCGAGTTCTTCACGGACCTGGTGCGGTACACCCACTACCGCCCCGCCTACCCGGCCTACCCCAAGGTCTCCACGGCCATCCAGGAGGCCATGGAGGGCGTGACGACGGGTGACATGTCGGTGGACGAGGCGGCGGGCGACTACGTGGACGCCCTGAAGGACGCCACGGACAACCAGGTCGTCGAGCGGTAG
- a CDS encoding response regulator has translation MTSDTTPERAIRVLVVEDDPVAADAHVLYVGRVPGFVAVGKAHTGVEARRALERTPVDLLLLDLHLPDVHGLQLARSLRAAGHHADVIAVTSARDLAVVREGVSLGVVQYVLKPFTFATLRDRLVRYAEFHAAVGEASGQDEVDRALAALRAPGPAALPKGLSAPTLERVTVALRDSAEGLTAAGVAETVGISRITARRYLEHLVDAGRAARRPQYGTVGRPELQYRWVTGQ, from the coding sequence ATGACGAGCGACACCACCCCCGAGAGGGCCATCCGCGTCCTGGTCGTCGAGGACGACCCGGTCGCCGCCGACGCGCACGTGCTGTATGTCGGCCGGGTCCCGGGCTTCGTCGCCGTGGGCAAGGCGCACACGGGCGTGGAGGCGCGCCGGGCCCTGGAGCGCACTCCCGTCGACCTGCTCCTGCTCGACCTGCACCTGCCGGACGTGCACGGACTGCAACTGGCGCGGTCCCTGAGGGCGGCCGGACACCACGCGGACGTGATCGCGGTGACGTCGGCGCGCGATCTGGCGGTCGTGCGCGAGGGCGTCTCCCTCGGCGTCGTGCAGTACGTCCTGAAGCCGTTCACCTTCGCGACCCTGCGGGACCGCCTCGTGCGGTACGCGGAGTTCCATGCCGCGGTCGGCGAGGCGAGCGGCCAGGACGAGGTGGACCGGGCGCTGGCGGCCCTGCGCGCCCCGGGCCCGGCCGCCCTGCCGAAGGGGCTGAGCGCACCGACGCTGGAGCGGGTGACGGTGGCCCTGCGCGACAGCGCGGAGGGTCTCACGGCCGCCGGTGTGGCGGAGACCGTGGGCATCTCCCGCATCACGGCCCGCCGTTACCTGGAACACCTGGTGGACGCGGGCCGCGCGGCCCGCCGCCCGCAGTACGGCACGGTGGGCCGGCCGGAGTTGCAGTACCGCTGGGTCACCGGCCAGTGA
- a CDS encoding sensor histidine kinase: MRFSVPGPRSLAGQLFAMQAVLIAVVVAGYALFTYVSDRSQAEEAATRQARAVARSVADSPSVLAAARTSDPTAELQPYALKVMRDTEVDFITIMDPRGIRWTHPDPDQIGQPFRGHTAKALKGQTFTETYTGTLGPSVRAVTPIQDGKEIVGLVSAGIRVEEITQRVQDQLTALLGVAAGALALGAVGTYVINARLRRHTHGMNASELSRMHDYHQAALHAVREGLLMLDGQYRVALINDGGRELLGVAGDVVGRSVAELGLPAPLTGALLASGPRVDEVHLTASRVLVINTSPVSGGERRGTVVTLRDVTELQSLMGELDSERGFTQALRSQAHEAANRLHTVVSLIELGRAEEAVEFATAELELAQALTDQVVAAVSEPVLAALLLGKTAQANERGVELMVSEDSCLDDGLLPQSLPARDLVTILGNLIDNAVDAAQGSVRARVTVAAYTQDIQDPEALDGAPELLLQVSDTGPGVNPEHAEAVFQRGFSTKPAGPGGRGLGLALVRQAVQRHDGTLSVSEAAGGGAQFEVRLPLRESGAVAEGVTSRTSVSRGAGGNA, translated from the coding sequence ATGCGCTTCTCCGTCCCCGGTCCCCGCAGTCTGGCGGGCCAGCTCTTCGCCATGCAGGCCGTACTGATAGCGGTCGTCGTGGCCGGATATGCGCTGTTCACCTACGTCAGCGACCGCAGCCAGGCCGAGGAGGCCGCGACGCGCCAGGCCAGGGCGGTGGCGCGATCCGTCGCCGACTCCCCGTCCGTGCTGGCGGCGGCCCGCACCTCCGACCCGACCGCCGAGCTCCAGCCGTACGCGCTGAAGGTCATGCGGGACACCGAGGTCGACTTCATAACGATCATGGATCCCCGGGGCATCCGCTGGACGCACCCCGACCCGGACCAGATCGGCCAGCCCTTCCGGGGCCACACCGCGAAGGCCCTGAAGGGCCAGACCTTCACCGAGACATACACCGGCACGCTCGGCCCCTCGGTCCGCGCGGTCACCCCCATCCAGGACGGCAAGGAGATCGTGGGCCTGGTCAGCGCGGGTATCCGGGTCGAGGAGATCACCCAGCGGGTGCAGGACCAGCTGACGGCCCTGCTCGGCGTCGCGGCCGGAGCGCTCGCCCTGGGCGCCGTCGGCACCTACGTCATCAACGCCCGGCTGCGCCGCCACACCCACGGCATGAACGCCTCCGAGCTGAGCCGGATGCACGACTACCACCAGGCCGCCCTGCACGCGGTACGCGAGGGGCTGCTGATGCTGGACGGGCAGTACCGTGTGGCGCTGATCAACGACGGAGGGCGGGAGTTGCTCGGCGTGGCCGGGGACGTGGTGGGCAGGTCGGTGGCGGAGCTGGGGCTGCCCGCCCCGCTGACCGGCGCGCTGCTGGCCTCGGGGCCGCGGGTGGACGAGGTGCACCTGACGGCGTCGCGAGTACTGGTGATCAACACCTCGCCGGTGTCGGGCGGCGAGCGGCGCGGTACGGTCGTCACTCTGCGCGACGTCACCGAACTCCAGTCACTCATGGGCGAGTTGGACTCCGAGCGGGGTTTCACTCAGGCGCTGCGCTCGCAGGCGCACGAGGCGGCGAACCGGCTGCACACGGTCGTCTCGCTGATCGAGCTGGGCCGGGCGGAGGAAGCGGTGGAGTTCGCGACGGCCGAGCTGGAGCTGGCGCAGGCGTTGACCGACCAGGTCGTGGCGGCGGTGAGCGAGCCGGTGCTGGCGGCACTGCTGCTGGGCAAGACGGCCCAGGCGAACGAGCGGGGCGTGGAGCTGATGGTGTCGGAGGACAGCTGCCTCGACGACGGTCTGCTGCCGCAGTCCCTGCCGGCGCGGGACCTGGTGACCATCCTGGGCAACCTGATCGACAACGCCGTGGACGCGGCGCAGGGCAGCGTGCGGGCGCGGGTGACGGTGGCGGCGTACACCCAGGACATCCAGGACCCCGAGGCTCTCGACGGCGCCCCGGAACTGCTGCTGCAGGTCTCGGACACCGGCCCGGGCGTGAATCCGGAGCACGCCGAGGCCGTCTTCCAGCGGGGCTTCTCGACCAAGCCGGCCGGGCCGGGCGGCCGGGGGCTGGGACTGGCCCTGGTGCGGCAGGCGGTACAGCGGCACGACGGGACGCTGTCGGTGTCGGAGGCCGCCGGGGGCGGGGCACAGTTCGAGGTCCGGCTGCCGTTGCGGGAGTCGGGGGCGGTGGCCGAGGGCGTGACATCCAGGACCTCGGTGTCCAGAGGCGCTGGAGGCAACGCATGA
- a CDS encoding cation:dicarboxylase symporter family transporter: protein MTSAADTAPAAPKAKRDRTHYLYIAVIIAVAAGITVGLAAPDFAVGLKPIGTGFVALIKMMISPIIFCTIVLGIGSVRKAAKVGAVGGIALGYFMVMSVVALGIGLVVGNILEPGTGLAVTDAVKDAGHAQVDAEAKDTTEFLLGIIPTTIVSAFTNESVLQTLLIALLAGFALQGMGSAGQPILRGIEHIQRLVFRILAMVMWAAPIGAFGAIAAVTGSAGLDALKSLAVLMLGFYVTCFLFVFIVLGILVRVVAGLNIFTLFKYLGREFLLILSTSSSESALPRLIAKMEHLGVSKPVVGITVPTGYSFNLDGTMIYMTMASLFIADALGTPMSVGEQIPLLLFLLVASKGAAGVTGAGLATLAGGLQSHKPALVDGIGLIVGIDRFMSEARALTNFAGNAVATVLIGTWTKEIDKERVNQVLAGQLPFDEKTLLDDGHGGPAEHHAEVPERGGEKELAKA, encoded by the coding sequence GTGACCAGCGCAGCCGATACGGCACCTGCCGCACCCAAGGCCAAGCGGGACCGCACGCACTATCTCTACATCGCGGTGATCATCGCGGTCGCCGCCGGTATCACGGTGGGTCTGGCCGCACCCGACTTCGCTGTCGGGCTGAAGCCCATCGGGACCGGCTTCGTGGCCCTGATCAAGATGATGATCTCGCCGATCATCTTCTGCACGATCGTGCTGGGCATCGGCTCGGTGCGGAAGGCCGCCAAGGTCGGTGCCGTCGGCGGAATCGCCCTGGGCTACTTCATGGTGATGTCGGTGGTGGCGCTGGGCATCGGCCTGGTCGTCGGCAACATCCTGGAGCCGGGCACGGGCCTGGCGGTGACCGATGCGGTCAAGGACGCCGGTCACGCACAGGTCGACGCCGAGGCCAAGGACACCACGGAGTTCCTGCTCGGCATCATCCCGACCACGATCGTGTCGGCCTTCACCAACGAGTCGGTCCTGCAGACCCTGCTGATCGCCCTGCTCGCCGGCTTCGCGCTCCAGGGCATGGGCTCGGCCGGCCAGCCGATCCTGCGCGGTATCGAGCACATCCAGCGGCTCGTGTTCCGCATCCTCGCGATGGTGATGTGGGCCGCCCCGATCGGTGCCTTCGGCGCCATCGCCGCCGTCACCGGCTCCGCGGGCCTGGACGCGCTCAAGAGCCTCGCCGTGCTGATGCTCGGCTTCTACGTCACCTGCTTCCTGTTCGTCTTCATCGTGCTCGGCATCCTGGTGCGCGTCGTCGCCGGACTGAACATCTTCACCCTCTTCAAGTACCTCGGCCGTGAGTTCCTGCTGATCCTGTCCACCTCCTCCTCCGAGTCGGCGCTGCCGCGGCTCATCGCGAAGATGGAGCACCTGGGCGTCAGCAAGCCGGTGGTCGGCATCACCGTCCCGACCGGCTACTCCTTCAACCTCGACGGCACCATGATCTACATGACCATGGCCTCGCTGTTCATCGCCGACGCCCTGGGCACCCCGATGTCCGTCGGTGAGCAGATCCCGCTGCTGCTCTTCCTGCTGGTCGCCTCCAAGGGCGCCGCCGGTGTCACCGGCGCCGGTCTCGCGACCCTGGCCGGTGGTCTGCAGTCGCACAAGCCGGCCCTGGTGGACGGCATCGGCCTGATCGTCGGCATCGACCGCTTCATGAGCGAGGCCCGCGCCCTGACCAACTTCGCCGGAAACGCCGTGGCCACCGTGCTGATCGGCACCTGGACGAAGGAGATCGACAAGGAGCGTGTCAACCAGGTCCTCGCCGGTCAGCTGCCCTTCGACGAGAAGACGCTGCTGGACGACGGCCACGGCGGTCCGGCCGAGCATCACGCCGAGGTGCCCGAGCGGGGCGGTGAGAAGGAGCTGGCGAAGGCCTGA
- a CDS encoding TetR/AcrR family transcriptional regulator yields MASMTTGTTSRADANRRRILDVALGELLRDPDASMDQIARAAGVVRRTVYGHFPSREALISTLVDEAVKALSIAHAAGREGVEDPAESVARSVLAVWELADRYRLLIALAQRTVTMQGIRERLAPVREAATEVLRRGFDEGVFSSPLPAPALAYVHEQMLVALMEAVNDGLVKAREAGRCAAVTVLTAAGVPASEATELVAKLND; encoded by the coding sequence ATGGCGTCCATGACCACGGGCACCACCAGCCGCGCCGACGCCAACCGGCGCCGCATCCTCGACGTCGCCCTCGGCGAGCTGCTGCGCGACCCCGACGCGTCCATGGACCAGATCGCACGCGCCGCGGGCGTCGTACGGCGGACGGTGTACGGGCACTTCCCGAGCCGCGAGGCGCTGATCAGCACGCTCGTCGACGAGGCGGTCAAGGCCCTGTCGATCGCGCACGCGGCGGGCCGCGAGGGGGTGGAGGATCCGGCGGAGTCGGTGGCCCGCTCGGTGCTGGCGGTGTGGGAGCTCGCCGACCGCTACCGGCTGCTGATCGCGCTCGCCCAGCGCACGGTCACCATGCAGGGCATCCGGGAGCGGCTCGCCCCGGTCCGGGAGGCCGCCACCGAGGTGCTCCGGCGGGGTTTCGACGAGGGCGTCTTCAGCTCACCGCTGCCCGCGCCGGCCCTGGCGTACGTGCACGAGCAGATGCTGGTCGCGCTGATGGAGGCGGTGAACGACGGGCTCGTGAAAGCGCGAGAGGCGGGCCGCTGCGCCGCGGTCACGGTGCTGACCGCGGCGGGCGTGCCCGCCTCTGAGGCCACCGAGCTGGTGGCGAAGCTGAATGATTGA
- a CDS encoding DHA2 family efflux MFS transporter permease subunit: MRLVMTEPAERMDRPYARRWWALLVLCLSLLIIVMANTALTVAAPDMTEDLGLSSADLQWVIDGYTVPYAALMLLLGAIGDKYSRRGALVLGLVVFGGGAVFGYLADSATAVIAARAVMGAGAAMIMPATLSLLAATFPRAERAKAITLWTATAGLAIAAGPLVAGALLEHHGWSSTFLINVPIAALAVVGALVLVPPSKAGRHGRIDYGGGLLSVVWIGALVYMIIEGPHFGWGAKAVTAAGVAGVALVAFVLWELRHPRPVLDVRRFADRRFAGSNLAVALFFLAVFGAFYYLTQHLQFVLGYDALDTGLRMLPLAGAVFVGSALTGYLTPRVGMKWTVTAGMAGGTAALALLTQVDSGSSYGDFVAPLIVLGLAIGLALSPCTDAIMGAFPESELGVGGAVNDTSLELGGSLGIAILGSLLATSYSGHLSDATAGRGLPASSLETALDSVGAGYAVAQGLGDKARQLAERAAHTSDPQQAERLKAQAGQLAAGARQMADAVGASFADAVAYTSLAGAVILGVGTVVVAVLLPRKGKPVDEGAEDRELESVG, translated from the coding sequence ATGCGACTCGTCATGACCGAACCGGCCGAGAGGATGGACCGCCCCTACGCCCGGCGCTGGTGGGCGCTCCTCGTGCTCTGCCTGAGTCTGCTGATCATCGTGATGGCGAACACCGCCCTCACCGTCGCCGCGCCCGACATGACCGAGGACCTGGGCCTGTCCAGCGCCGACCTCCAGTGGGTCATCGACGGCTACACCGTCCCGTACGCCGCGCTGATGCTGCTGCTCGGCGCGATCGGCGACAAGTACAGCCGCCGGGGTGCGCTCGTCCTCGGGCTGGTCGTGTTCGGCGGCGGTGCCGTCTTCGGCTACCTCGCCGACAGCGCCACGGCGGTGATCGCGGCGCGTGCCGTGATGGGCGCCGGCGCCGCGATGATCATGCCCGCCACGCTGTCCCTGCTCGCGGCGACCTTCCCGCGCGCCGAACGCGCCAAGGCCATCACCCTGTGGACCGCCACCGCCGGGCTCGCCATCGCGGCCGGTCCGCTGGTCGCCGGGGCGCTGCTGGAGCACCACGGCTGGTCGTCGACGTTCCTCATCAACGTCCCCATCGCCGCCCTGGCCGTCGTCGGCGCGCTCGTGCTCGTACCGCCGTCCAAGGCCGGCCGCCACGGGCGTATCGACTACGGCGGCGGACTGCTGTCGGTGGTGTGGATCGGCGCGCTCGTCTACATGATCATCGAGGGTCCGCACTTCGGCTGGGGCGCCAAGGCGGTCACGGCGGCGGGCGTCGCGGGCGTCGCGCTCGTGGCCTTCGTGCTCTGGGAGCTGCGCCACCCGCGTCCGGTCCTCGACGTGCGCCGCTTCGCCGACCGCCGCTTCGCGGGCTCCAACCTCGCCGTCGCCCTGTTCTTCCTGGCCGTCTTCGGCGCCTTCTACTACCTGACCCAGCACCTCCAGTTCGTCCTCGGCTACGACGCCCTGGACACGGGCCTGCGCATGCTGCCGCTGGCCGGTGCCGTCTTCGTGGGCTCCGCCCTCACCGGCTACCTCACCCCGCGGGTCGGCATGAAGTGGACCGTCACGGCCGGCATGGCCGGCGGCACCGCGGCCCTGGCGCTGCTCACCCAGGTCGACTCCGGGTCGTCGTACGGCGACTTCGTCGCGCCCCTGATCGTGCTCGGCCTCGCGATCGGGCTCGCGCTGTCACCCTGCACGGACGCGATCATGGGGGCGTTCCCGGAGTCCGAGCTGGGCGTCGGCGGTGCGGTCAACGACACGTCGCTGGAACTCGGCGGTTCACTCGGCATCGCCATTCTCGGCTCGCTGCTGGCCACGTCGTACTCCGGGCACCTCTCGGACGCGACGGCCGGCCGGGGGCTTCCGGCCTCCTCTCTGGAGACGGCCCTGGACTCGGTGGGGGCCGGGTATGCGGTCGCCCAGGGGCTCGGGGACAAGGCGCGGCAGCTGGCCGAGCGGGCGGCGCACACCAGTGACCCGCAGCAGGCGGAGCGGCTCAAGGCGCAGGCCGGGCAACTGGCCGCCGGGGCCCGGCAGATGGCCGATGCGGTGGGGGCGTCCTTCGCGGACGCGGTCGCGTACACCAGTCTGGCGGGGGCCGTGATCCTGGGTGTCGGTACGGTGGTCGTGGCCGTGTTGCTGCCGCGTAAGGGGAAGCCCGTGGACGAAGGCGCCGAGGACAGGGAGCTGGAGTCCGTCGGTTAG
- a CDS encoding aldo/keto reductase, producing the protein MRYRTFGGLRVSAVGLGAMPLSIEGRPDEERSLATVHAALDAGVTLLDTADSYHLPGAEPGHNERLLARALATYGGDTSGVLVATKGGRGRPAGGDWTVDGSPNHLKAAAEASRERLGVEAIGLYQLHKPDPEVPFEESVGALRELLDAGTIRLAGLSNTDADQIRRAREILGERLVSVQNRYSPAIRDSEPELRLCAELGLAFLPWSPLGGLARSSLDGPSRTEGGERLAAFHEVAAERGVSPQQVGLAWLLARSPAVVPIPGASRPETARDSAAAADLLLSAEERARLDEAARP; encoded by the coding sequence ATGCGGTACAGGACATTTGGCGGGCTGCGGGTGAGCGCGGTCGGGCTGGGAGCGATGCCGCTGTCCATCGAGGGGCGGCCGGACGAGGAGCGCTCCCTGGCCACCGTGCACGCCGCGCTCGACGCGGGCGTGACCCTCCTCGACACGGCCGACTCCTACCATCTGCCGGGCGCGGAGCCCGGCCACAACGAACGTCTGTTGGCCCGCGCGCTCGCCACGTACGGCGGCGACACCTCCGGCGTGCTGGTGGCGACGAAGGGCGGCCGCGGCCGTCCGGCCGGCGGCGACTGGACGGTGGACGGCTCCCCGAACCACCTCAAGGCTGCCGCCGAGGCCTCCCGCGAGCGCCTCGGTGTGGAGGCGATCGGCCTCTACCAACTCCACAAGCCGGACCCGGAGGTGCCCTTCGAGGAGTCGGTCGGCGCCCTGCGCGAACTGCTCGACGCGGGCACGATCCGGCTCGCCGGGCTGTCCAACACCGACGCGGACCAGATCCGCCGGGCGCGCGAGATCCTCGGCGAGAGGCTGGTGTCGGTGCAGAACCGGTACTCCCCCGCCATCCGGGACAGCGAGCCGGAGCTACGGCTGTGCGCGGAACTGGGGTTGGCCTTCCTGCCGTGGAGTCCGCTGGGCGGGCTGGCCCGCAGCTCCCTGGACGGGCCGTCGCGCACGGAGGGCGGGGAACGCCTGGCCGCCTTCCACGAGGTCGCGGCGGAGCGCGGTGTCAGCCCCCAGCAGGTCGGCCTGGCCTGGCTGCTGGCGCGCTCCCCCGCCGTCGTACCGATCCCGGGGGCGAGCCGGCCGGAGACGGCCAGGGACTCGGCGGCCGCGGCGGACCTGCTGCTCAGCGCGGAGGAACGGGCACGCCTGGACGAGGCAGCCCGGCCCTGA